A part of Ursus arctos isolate Adak ecotype North America chromosome X, UrsArc2.0, whole genome shotgun sequence genomic DNA contains:
- the LOC113244315 gene encoding 40S ribosomal protein S21-like, with product MCSVFLFCAPTCDSGSRCTLHVQKDAGEFVDLYMLWRCSTSSFIMGSNGHVSIQMNMAEVDKVTGRFNGQFKIYTICGVICRLHESDDSILHLAKANIIISKNFWLERIMDVEYLS from the coding sequence ATGtgttcagttttccttttctgtgctccCACTTGTGACAGTGGCAGCAGGTGCACCCTCCACGTGCAGAAAGATGCCGGGGAGTTTGTGGACCTGTACATGCTGTGGAGATGCTCCACCAGCAGCTTCATCATGGGCTCCAATGGCCATGTGTCTATCCAGATGAACATGGCTGAAGTTGACAAGGTGACAGGTAGGTTTAATGGCCAGTTTAAAATTTACACTATCTGTGGAGTCATTTGTAGGTTGCATGAGTCAGATGACTCCATCCTCCACCTGGCCAAGGCCAACATCATCATTTCAAAGAACTTCTGGCTGGAGAGGATCATGGATGTGGAATATTTGTCCTAA